The Oleispira antarctica RB-8 genome contains the following window.
TTAAGAAATGTTCCTTAACGCGGCAGGTAATAAATTAGCCAATATAAAATATTCAAAGCAAGGTGGGCTAGGTTTACCTATTGCACTTTTTATTATTACTATTATGAGTTTGATTGCGGTTGCGGTAAACCGATTAGGCGAGTCAAGTAGTCAGGCATTTAGCCAAAACTTACTATCGTCGCGAGCATTTTATGCCGCAGAAAGTGGTGCTCAATTAAGGGCGCAGAGGGTGCTATCTTCAGCCCCATGTGCTTGTGGTACCAGTGCGGATGTTGCGTATGATTTTACGGCTGTTGGATTAAACCAATG
Protein-coding sequences here:
- the mshP gene encoding MSHA biogenesis protein MshP; translation: MFLNAAGNKLANIKYSKQGGLGLPIALFIITIMSLIAVAVNRLGESSSQAFSQNLLSSRAFYAAESGAQLRAQRVLSSAPCACGTSADVAYDFTAVGLNQCRAATNCTSFVADGDTYCTLVSIGRCDNANAERAIEVRLK